AAGAGCAATGAGAACATCAACCGGCGGATGATGGGCAAGTTCCGGCGTGCTACAGGGAGCTGGAGCTGAAGGAGATGTACCTTAATGGTCGTAGATACACGTGGTCGAACAAGCGTGAGCATGCCACGCTTGAGAAGCTGGACAGGGTCTTCTCCTCGGTGGACTGGGATTCGAGTTCGCCGGACTCCTCCTTGTCGGCCCTCAGTACGTCCACTTCGGACCACTGTCCCCTATTGTTGGGCTTGGAGGCCCAGTTGTTGCGAGGCCGGAGGTTCATCTTCGAGAGCTTTTGGACTCAGGTTGAGGGGTTTCTGGGTGTGGTTCGCGCAGCCTGGAACTCGGGACCGGCTGTGCACAAGCCCTTCAAGTGTCTGGATGGCCGACTTCGGGCTGTGGCGAAGCGCTTGAGAAGCTAGAGTGATAGATTCATTGGCGACACGAAGCTCCAGATTTCGGTGGCCATGGAGGTCATTTTGAGACTTGACATGGCAATGGATTCGCGCCCCTtgtcggaggaggagcgtgGGCTGCGCCGGCTTCTCAAGAGGAAGTTGCTGGGTCTCGCCTCCCTGGAGCACACGATTGCGCAACGGCGGTCCCGATTGCTTTGGCTTCGAGAGGGCGATGCGTGTACCAAGTTCTTCCACCTGCATGCGAGTCACCGCGGGAGGAAAAACTTTGTGTCCCACTTGCTCGTTGATGGTGTCTTGGTGTCAGAGCATGAAGCCAAGGCGGCCGCAGTGGATGAGTTTTTCCAGGCCTTGCTAGGAGATTCTCCCCAAAGGGGCTTCTCCCTCGACCTGGACTTCCTCGGGGTGCTAGGCTGCGACCTTAGCTCGTTGGAGGATGACTTCACGGAGGAGGACATCTGGGCTGCTATCCGATCCCAGGAGCTCGACAAAGCGCCTGGACCGGACGGCTTCTCTGGCCGTTTTTTCGTGGCCTGCTGGGAGGTCGTCATGGACGACGTGGTGGCGGTCTTCCGTGCTCTGGCATGACTTGATGCGCGTGGAATGCATAGGGTTAATCAAGCGCTTATCACCCTTCTCCCAAAGAAGCAGGATGCCGTTGAGGTCCGCGACTTTCGCCCGGTCAGCCTCATCCATAGCGTGGCGAAGTTGTTTGCCAAAACCTTGGCCAACCGGGTCACGCCTCACCTGCCTATGTTGGTTGGACCCCACCAGAGCGCGTTCATCAAGGGTCGTTGCTTGCATGATAACTTCATGCTCATCCAGGGGATGGTGAGAAGGCTACATGCTTTGAAGATCGACACTGTCCTCCTCAAGCTTGATATCACTAAGGCCTTCGATACCGTTGATTGGGCCTTTCTGCTCGAGGTTCTGGAGCACCGGGGATTTGGATCCCGCTTTAGGGCGCGGATTTGTGTCCTTCTTTCTTCGGCCACGACGCGGGTTCTTCTCAATGGGTTCCTTGGCGACACGATCGTCAACAGGAGGGGCTTGCGGCAGGGCGACCCGCTGTCTCCCATGCTCTTCATCCTGGTCATGGATGTGTTGCACTACCTTATGAtgaaggcggaggaggaagggataCTCTCTCGCTTGGCGGGTGGTCTTCGACACCGGACATCCCTCTTCGCAGACGATGTGGTCACCTTCCTGCGGCCCACGCCGTCGGATCTCCACGCGTGCTCGGCCGTCGTCAGCGACTTTGGGGTGGCCTCTGGTCTGTGCACGAACTTCGCGAAGTGCTCGGCTCACCTGATTCGATGCTCCGAGGAGCAGCATGAGCTGGTGAGCTCACAGCTGAGTTGTGAGGTTCGCGCCTTCCCGTGCACATACCTGGGTCTTCCCCTGGGGATTCGCAAGCAGTCGGCAACCCAGCTTGCACCGCTTGTGGACCGTGTGGAGTCGCGCCTAGCCTCGTGGAAGGCGCCTCTCTTATCCAAGGGTGGCCGACTCATCCTAGTCAAATCTACTCTCACTGCGATGCCGGTTCACTCGATGATGGCGCTGGACTTGCCAGTGAAAACCATCAAGGGCGTGGAGAAGATCTGTCGTGGCTTCCTTTGGAAAGGGAGGAAGGACGTCCATGGTGGCCATTGTGTGGTGGCTTGGCCCTCGGTGTGCATGCCTAAGCAGTTTGGTGGTCTTGGCATTCCcaacctctctctctctcctgaaTGCGGCTTTGCGGGTGCGTTGGAGGTGGCTCGAGAGAGTCGACCACACCAAGTCGTGGCTGGAGCTCAGCTTTCGATCCTCGAAGTTGGTGGATGCCATCTTTGAGGCGGCCACTTCCTCTCGGATTGGGGACGGTCGGGACACTCTCTTCTGGACCGACAGGTGGCTGGATGATGGTAGGATCCGGGACCGCTTCCCTTCGCTGGTAGCGGCTGTTCGCCCCCGCGTCTTACGCACTCGCTCGGTTAGGGATGGAGTTGCGGGGGCCTGGATCTCGGATGTGGGGCCAGACTTGGGCGTGGAGGCCATTGGCGAGTTCCTGATTCTGTCGGAGCGGCTCCTGCGTTTCCAGCTTCTGGATGATGGGCGCGACACCTTGCCGTGGAACTGGACCAGTCATGGCTCTTACTCGGCCAAGTCGGCGTACTCCGGTCTCTTCGCTGGGAAGATGGCGGATCCACTGGCCGGGCCGGTTTGGCATTCCAGGACCCCTATGCGGTGTCGCTTCTTCGCTTGGCTCGCGGTCCGTAACCGCTGCTAGACGGCCGATAAACTCCAGTGGCGGGGCTTGCCGCATCCTGCCCGGTGCCCGCTTTGCGatcaggagccggagacgaTCTCACACCTGTTGTTGGGGTGTGTGGTGGCGAGACAAGTTTGGGGGCCCATTCTCACACTGTGGGGGCGCCCGGATTGGATGCCCGTGGGCGACTCGAATATCCGCGAGTGGTGGGCCTCCGTTTCGGTTCCTCACAAGGTCCAGAAGGACTTCAGGACCGCGGTCACCCTGGTTCTTTGGTCTATCTGGAGGCACCGGAATGATGTGGTTTTTAATGGCGCTTCTCCATCCTGCTGGTGCATTCTCAACCATGTTCTCCAGGAGGCCGTCCGGTGGGAGCAAGCCCATCTGTGTAGGGGGAATTTTGACTTGTCAGGCCTTAGGGCGAGTGGGTTGCTTGTAGTAGTGTagaattttttgtttgtttgtgccACTTGTGGCGTTGTAGCCGTTTTAACGGCGTTGTACTGGCCGTCTGGCCCCTTCTTCTATAATAGATGATGCAACTggttgcattcttgaaaaaaatgtttctggAAAGAAAGGTCAAGCACCTCGTTCACTCAGTGATCCATGCAAAACCCAGTATATACCTGACTTCTCAGGATTATTTCAGTGTACATCAATCAGTCAGACCATACACAATACACACATATTGTTTGTTCTGCCCTATAGGGAAAACACACTGCAGCAGTAGTAGTAAACAGGACACGCGTGACACGCCTGTCTATTTTACATAAGAAAGGAAAAATCCATCCACAGATTAAGAACAGGTTCTGAGAGGAGGAAGGGTTGGACTGGGAGAAGAGAGctattttgttgttgctttggtggtggcggaggaggaggagagggaaggGTAGAGGCGGAAGAGTTTGcgggcggagacggcggcgaggacggcggtgccggcggcggcgagcatgCCGCAGGCGAGGCTCCCGGCGACCTGCTCGCAGAAGCGGGTGTAGATGTTGCAGAGCTTGTTCCACTGCAGCGCGCGCTCCCCTTCCAGCGCGATCACGcacgcctgcgccgccgccactgtcaCCGCGAATACCATGTAAGCGCAAccctgcaagcagaagcagcaaacaatatttcttactcTTAGCTCCCTTCAGCACTTCACTTGGTAAGGGGCCGGGCTCTTTGATTcaaactagtactccctccgtctcacgCAGCAGcgagtgacgtgaatttgtacaGGTATTTATACAAATCCGTCAAAAAAAtttcggagggagtacaaatttaGGAGTTCCTCCTATCCAAATCACTTTGATTCGTAGGATTGAATCGTTTGAAAGCCGATGCACTGTCATTAATTGATGGGAGCATAAGTGCTTTTGCACGGAGCGGCGAACTGTACCGTCGATCGATCTCACTGATGGATACTAACCGATTGATGGAAACAGTTGGGTGTGAATGTAGTAGCTGCAACCAACGCCGTGCAGTCTTTGTCGGAGTGGCGTGTATGGTGTCTGGGTTTACTGACTACGCCGTCGGCTGCAGGCAGGCAGAAGCAATACTAACTATAGTAATATGTTGACGCGGCTAGAAAGATGGTAGTAGCCAGTTACCATTTGCGGCGACGTGATATGAACTGAGAGCTCAGTGCTAACGGTTTCCTGTAGCAAGTGAGTTCATCAAGTAAGTGAAAGTTGGTTAACTAGGTAGCTCCTGTCGTCCTCAAGCAATCAATAAAGCTGCCAGCGGAGTTCAGTGAGTGAGTGGGTGCAGTCTCTTGTCACTAGTATTCAGATGATCAATTCAGCCAccggccgatcgatcgatgaaaCATTGAAAGAACATAAATTGCTGCTCAAAAACAGTTTGTTGGTTAGCCGCGCGCTCAATCCCTccacaagcaaaaaaaaaaactactggATCTAGGTAGCTAAGCTAGGAAccggaaagaaagaagaaaatggagaGCTACAATTCACAAGCTTGTGTGATGGATGATCAGTTGAGAAATCTTAATTACTGCTCAAAACCAGTGTGTTAGGTAAACAAACTTGTACTTGTACTGAATACTAGTACTCCAGTAGAAATGATCGAGTACTGGATCtaggtagctagctagttaacCTTTAGGAGCTGGGAAGAAAACTGAAGAACTAATATTCCGGGGATTAATTACTAGACGGGTATAACAACAACAGTAATTAAGTACCTTGTCAAGGAGGAGGCAAGTCCATGCCAGagccttgctgctgctgctgttcctgTTCGGGCCGCATGGGCCGTGGGCTTCGGCGGAGGAGAAGCGGGCCAGGTAGAGGCATCGGAGGAGATGCAGGAGGTGgtacccggcggcggcggaagcggcgAGGGCGAGCACCCAGAGCGCCTGGACGTCCCTGACGGTGGCCTTCTTCCTGATGAGCAGCACCGTCTCCGTCTGCGTGTCCAGCCCcaccagcagcgccgccgccgccgccagcgccgcaACCGCGCCCCGCGCCATCCCCTCCGCCTTCGCCTCCATCGCCGTCGGTCTATCTGTCTGTCTATCTATCGGGCTTCGATCGCTTCTaagctctagctagctaacgCGCGCGCTGTGTCGAGGGGCCGGGAGCTGCGCGGGAGAGTGTTCttcttttataggcgcggcgCCTCAGACTGAGACGCCTGAGCGAGACCTCAAACGATCACGTTGCTGCCAATCAGGCGTAGTGTTCTGCTCTCCCCTTACACTACACGTCTACGcgcacagcagcagcacgagcTAGCGCTAGCTAGAACAAACTACAATGCTCGATCTAGACTAGAAGGGAAGAACAGCAGCACGCACTGTTCACTGATTCGGTCCATTCATTTTACTGACCCGGCTCGTTGGGCCTCTGCACAGCGCACTTCATTTTCAGATAGCAACTGGAGAATTCATTCATctactgcattttttttttggcacgaGATACTCAGTCTGCCTGACCGGCTTAATTAATTACCGCTTTGTTTGTGAATTCTTGTATATACACGTGCGCAGTGCTACTTCTTTGGGCCACGGGATTACTGAAATTTAGTCCTGATAATACAGTTCAGGGTCCTGGTATAACTGTTAAGCTAGCAGAACCGCAGACTGtaagaaatattttttttctgtcagcTGATTAGTGTCTGGTAatatcattttctttgtaCAATC
This is a stretch of genomic DNA from Brachypodium distachyon strain Bd21 chromosome 1, Brachypodium_distachyon_v3.0, whole genome shotgun sequence. It encodes these proteins:
- the LOC100822492 gene encoding CASP-like protein 2C3, with product MEAKAEGMARGAVAALAAAAALLVGLDTQTETVLLIRKKATVRDVQALWVLALAASAAAGYHLLHLLRCLYLARFSSAEAHGPCGPNRNSSSSKALAWTCLLLDKGCAYMVFAVTVAAAQACVIALEGERALQWNKLCNIYTRFCEQVAGSLACGMLAAAGTAVLAAVSARKLFRLYPSLSSSSATTKATTK